A window of Bacillus toyonensis BCT-7112 genomic DNA:
TTAAATATTATAGAAGAAAGATTATATAGAGATGGACAATTGGTTGATTTAACACCTACAGAGTATATGATTTTACAATACTTAATGAATCAATCCTCAAAGCCGGTTTCACGTGATGAAATTTTAAATATGATTTGGGGAACGAATTACGTAGGCGAGACGAAAGTCGTAGATGTAAATATGAGACGGTTACGCCAAAAGATAGAATGTAATCCATCAGAACCCGAATTTATCCTTACAGTGTGGGGAAAAGGATATGTGTGGAAGGAAAGTATAAGATGAAACGGAAAGTGACTTTATATTTTATGACGGTCATTACACTTATGCTTGTATTGTTTGAGGTAGTATTTTCGGTCTCAATTTATCGATATTATTATAATGGTATTGTGCAATATATAGAATCTCATGCGAAGACGAGTACTCGATTTTTCTCAGAATACAATTCATTATATTTTATTCGTTTGCAAGAATATAGTGGTGACATAATTAGTAGTTTTCAATTAGATGGAACGGAATTACAGTTAATTGATCGTCATAGTTCGGTTATACAATCTTCAAGTGGTGAAAAAGTAGAAGGTAAAGTGAATATCCCACAATCTTTATTGGAAGGTGAAATGTATAATCAAGTTACTACTACGAAAGATAATGAAAAACAACTAGAAGTGCTAAGCCCACTTATACATCAAGGACAAACAATCGGTGTTTTAAAATATACGACAGTATTAACACATGTGAATGCAAAGATTATTGAAATTATTATGTTTACTATTGCCGTTGGTATTGTTATTTCATGTATTGTCTTCTCAATTAGTAGACGCTTGGCAAATTCTTTTGTTGAGCCAATTGAATCTATCATTCAAGCTTCTTCACAAATCGCAGAAGGAACGTTGAAAAATAAAATTAAAGAAGATTATCCTGGTGAATTAGGTGAATTAGCACATAGTTTAAACTATATGTCTGATAAAATAGAAAAAGCGGAACAGATGAAAAATGAATTTATCGCTTCTATTTCTCATGAAATACGAACACCTTTAACAGGAATTAAAGGTTGGAGTGAGACGCTTAAAACAGTAGAACATTTAACAGAAGAAGAAATCAAGCAAGGTATGGGGATTATTTCCGGTGAGACAGAC
This region includes:
- a CDS encoding HAMP domain-containing sensor histidine kinase; this translates as MKRKVTLYFMTVITLMLVLFEVVFSVSIYRYYYNGIVQYIESHAKTSTRFFSEYNSLYFIRLQEYSGDIISSFQLDGTELQLIDRHSSVIQSSSGEKVEGKVNIPQSLLEGEMYNQVTTTKDNEKQLEVLSPLIHQGQTIGVLKYTTVLTHVNAKIIEIIMFTIAVGIVISCIVFSISRRLANSFVEPIESIIQASSQIAEGTLKNKIKEDYPGELGELAHSLNYMSDKIEKAEQMKNEFIASISHEIRTPLTGIKGWSETLKTVEHLTEEEIKQGMGIISGETDRLIHLVEELLDFSRLQSNHFNLYKQKVQLYDILEETIWQLTPNAEKKQIQFINTIERIELLGDRNRLKQIFLNIIQNAIKYSHENGTVYIEATKNEGQAVIKVKDEGIGIAKEHLPYIEQSFYQINNHAAGAGLGLAIVKKMVELHRGTLSIVSKEGIGTTILIKLPL